DNA sequence from the Agromyces aureus genome:
CACTGCTCGCCGCCCGACTCGGCGGTGTCGACACCGCGAAGGAGTGGCTCGTCGACACGTTCATCCCGCGCGTGGCCAAGCGCGGAGCCGAGATCATCGAGGTGCGCGGATCCTCGTCGGTCGCGTCGGCGGCGAGCGCCGCGATCGACCACGTGCGCGACTGGGTGCACGGCACCGAGAACGGGTGGACGAGTGCCGCCGTCGTCTCCGACGGCTCCTACGGCGTGCCCGAAGGCCTCGTCTCGTCGTTCCCGGTCGAATCGGTCGACGGCGCGTGGCGCATCGTGCAGGGGCTCGAGGTCGACGCCTTCGCCGAACACCGCATCGCGGCATCCGTCGCCGAACTCGTCGAGGAGCGCGAGGCGGTGCGCGCGCTCGGACTCATCTGAGCCGGTGCCGAACGGCGCGGGGCGGGCACGGCCATCATGGTGCGCGGACGAGCGCGGCATCCGCTCGACGTAGGCTTGACGCCATGGCCAGACTCACGCCCGCGCGTCGCAAGCAGCTCATCGTCGGACTCGTCATGGGCATCATCGTCGGCGTCGTGATCAGCTTCTTCACGGGCTTCTGGCTGTGGCTCGCCGCCGGCGTGGTCATGGGCCTCGCGACCGGCGCGATCATGAAGCCGCCGACGGAGTAGCGCGCCCCCGCACGTACGCCTCGATGCCGTC
Encoded proteins:
- a CDS encoding HPP family protein — translated: MARLTPARRKQLIVGLVMGIIVGVVISFFTGFWLWLAAGVVMGLATGAIMKPPTE